In the genome of Microcoleus vaginatus PCC 9802, the window CAATAACTGCCTTGACATCAGTTCCCGGCTGCAAGTGAACAATTCCGACATCAATTAAACCTTTACTTCTTCTACCGTGAAAAATTCGCATAAAGTTCAAATCGCTGGTAATAATATTGCCATCAGCACCGAAAGATGCTCCTAAAGTAAATAGCGCCTCTACAGTAACGCGGCGGTTATCTATTTCAGTTTCCACAGGCTTTCCCTGGTTGAAATATTCTGCTACTGGCCCAAACTCCGGGCGGGAAGCTCGATCGAATAAAACGACATCTGAAATTTTGATTTTGTCCAAATTATTTTTGACTTCCGGCATCTCAAAGATGGGATGAGCGGGGTCAAAACCGATTACCATCAGTTGGCGGGTATTGTTTTTGTCGGGTGCGGGATTTTTCCACAACCCAAAGCCTAAATATACCGGGCTAATTCCTGTAACGCCATTAAAACTCAAAGCTTGATACAAACGCCGTTGGGGAAAGCTTTTCATGGCTATTAAAGCCGTAGATTGCGTGCTGGTGATAAAAATATCCCCTTTTAATTGGGAGTGAAAGGTGGTGGAACTTTCAAATAGGGCGTCTCTAAATCCGAACTGTATAAACATCAGCAAGTCGGCAAATCCAATGCCGGCTATCGCGATTACTAAACGCATTTTTTCGCGCGTTAATTGTGCCCAAGCTAGTGGTATTTTTGCCATAAGAGTCACTTTTAGATTTTAGATTTGGGATTAAATAATTTTAGGATTTAAGCACGGGTGTTGAGAAATCGGTTTTTTTTACCCTTATATTTGATTCAAACCCTTAATCTCGGTTAAAAACCCGGTTGCTTGACTCCCCATGCGTAACTCCTGTCAAGGTAAAATTTAGATATCTATTTTGACTTCAACCTGCAAGTTTGTTAGGGTTGCAACTTTCTTGCTCGATTCCGGAGCAAGGCGAATTCTTACTTCGATAACTCTCGCGTCGGTGTCGGCTGCGGGGTCTGTATTGAGGACATCTTTTTTGCCGATTTGTTTGCCGATGCGAGCGACTGTTCCTTCCACAGTGCCTGCAAAAACCGGGCTGGTGACTGTTGCGCGCTGGCCGTTTCGCACTTTGGCGATGTCGGTTTCGTAAACTTCTGCTACGGCGTACATTTGATCGGTGCGGCCTAGTTCTACGATGCCGTTTTGAGTGTTGACACCTTCTCCTTGTCGGCTGTGAACTTTGAGGATGTAGCCGGATACGGGTGCTTTTACGTAGCTTAAGTTTAAGTCTACTTGAGCTTTTTGCTTTGTGGCGATCGCACTTTCAATTGCGGCTTGGGCGGCTTGCACGTCTTCGGGACGGACTTCGGCAATTTGGTCGAGATTTGCTTTGGCTTGATTGATTTCTTCTTGGCCGGTTTCTGCTTTTTGTTTGAGTATTGCTTCGGCTTGATTGATTTGTTCTCTACCAGTTTCTATCTTTTGATTTAAGGTGGCTCGGGCTTGGTTGATTTCCTGCCTACCTGTTTCTAACTTGCGTCTGAGATTGGCTCGGGATTGATTAATTTCCTGCTTGCCTGTTTCTACTGTTTGTTTGATTGTTGCTTTCGTTTCGACTATTTGCTCTTGCAGTGTTTGCACTGTTTTTTCTAATACAGCTTGCGCTTCTTTTACTCTCTGGCGAGCCGTCTCTGCTGCTAAGCGTTTGGTGTCGTAGGCGGAAGCAGAAATTGCGCCTGTTTCTGAGAGTTCTTTATTGCGTTGTTCCTCGGCTTCGGCGTTGGTGAATTCGGCTTTTAGCCGATCGACTGTAGCGTTTTGAGAGGCAATTTCGCCGCGCAATTGAGCTTCTAGCCTAGCCAATTTGGATTGCTGCACCTCTGTTTCTCTTTCTAGTTGTGCCTCAAATTTGGCAAGATTAGCTTGTTCGGCTTCGGTTTCTCTTTGGAGTTGTGCTTCAAACTTGGCGACGTTAGCTTGTTCGGCTTCGGTTTCTCTTCGCAGTTGAGCTTCTAAGCGGGCGACATTGGCTGATTCGCCTTCGGTTTCTCTTTGCACTTGTGCTTCAAACTTGGCAACTTCTGCTTTTTGAGCGCCGACAACGCCTGTTTTTGCGCCTGCTTGAATTTTCGCTAATTCTGCTTGTTTGACTTTGACTTCTTTGTCGGCTTGTTGGAGGATTGCTTGGAGCCGATCGCGCGTATCGAGAACTGCTATGATTTGTCCTTGACTGACTCGATCGCCCTCTTCCACCTGCAACTGTTCAATTCTTGCTCCCTCGGACGCAGAAGGGGCCGACAATTTGATAACTTCCCCCTGGGGAGTCAACCTACCCAAAGCGGTAACACTTTTGCGGGTGGCGACGGAAGTTGCAGCAGCCGTTGCAGCCGCCGCCTTTAACTCTTCGGCTTTTCTAAGTTGAGATACTTGCCAAAAACCGACTCCTGTGGTAATGAGAGTGGCGGCGATCGCTAAACCGATGATTCCTCGTCCTGGGGGTTTTAAAAATGATTTATCCTTGACCGGTGATTCCTTTCCCATGACTTATAAAGTAGGTGATTTCCTGATTAAGTTTTTTTCACCCACTGTGAAGTATTGTAAACCAATTTCAGCTATTTAGGGATATCAAAAAGCACCTCGGTCATGTAATGTTCGGCCCAATCTTTACCGAAAGCTTTTTCGAGTACGCGACGGGTTTTGTCGTTTTGCTGCTGCTGGGTGCAGTAGTAAATTTGAGCGTCTAGAATTTTCGAGGCTTCGGCGGCAGAGACTGGTTCGGAAGCGACTGCCTGTTTGCAGTGAATTTCAACGTAGGATTCAACAATATCCAAAAACCGACTGTCTTCTTCGATCGACTCTGGTCGCACAAACAGACAAAATTCTGAGAAAATATCCCCCCATTCGGGAATTTGGCGGGGACAAGAAAATTGATCGATCGGCAATATTGCCAGTTGGGTTCGGTAGGTTTCCGACAAAGTTCGATCGGGATTGAGGGGAGAAAGGTCTGCGATCGCGGCGCTAACTTGGCCTTTGCCTGCTACTATATCCGTACCGAACATCGGCAAAGCATAATTCGGTCTGGGAAACATCACGCAGTGCAGAATGTCAAGCAAGGGCCCGACTTTAGCGAGTTCGAGGTGTATTTTGCGGAACTGGGGCGTTTGATAGCAGCGGTTTTCAATGATCAGTTTTTCTCCTTCCAAGCGGCCTTCTACATATCCCAACTCAGCGGGCAGGTGGTAGGGTTCGAGGTCGAGATAGCGGTGCCATACTGCTTCCATCCGGTCTGCTAAATCGCGGATGAGATGGTGCTGTTGGTCGCGCAGAGAAGGCTGGGATATTTCTAACATTCGTATTTATCGGGGGATAGCTTAATAAAACTTGATTCTACTGTTGCAAGATGCAGGAAAAAAGGTAGATACTTTAACAATATCAGTAGATTGACTTACGATCGAGCAAGTTTTACAGGAGATTTTGTATGTTTGGTCTGGGATTGCCCGAAATGGGCATTATTGCGGTGGTGGCTATACTAATTTTCGGCCCCAAGAAGATTCCTGAGTTGGGAAATGCTTTGGGCAAAACGCTGCGGAGTTTTAAGGAAGGGGTTGGTCAATCTGAGGATGAAGCTGTTGAGAAGGATAAAGAGGAAGAGGGCCAGCCGAAAGTGTAAATGAGGTTTGTAGTGAGGATTTTAGTCTTCCTTTTTAAGGGCTCAAGCCCTCACTAAGAACCTATTCGGGAAATTTGCCTTCTCTAACTTCGAGGGAATAATCGGTGACAGCTTGGGTAATCGTTTCTCGCAAATTGGCGTAAGCTTTAGCAAAAGGCGGCTGTTTTTCAGAAAGTCCCAACAAATCGGAAGTAACTAAAACTTGACCGTCGCAGTGCGGCCCGGCGCCGATACCAATGGTGGGAATAGTTAATTTTTGGGTAATTTGAGCGGCTAAGTCTGGGGGAATGTGTTCTAAGACGATCGCAAACGCACCTGCTTCTTGAAGCGCGATCGACTCTGCTAGGATGCGATCGGCTGCTTCGGCAGTTTTCCCTTGTTTTTTGTAGCCGAGTTGGTGTACCGACTGCGGAGTTAAACCAACGTGCCCCATCACCGGAATTCCGGCGGATGTTAGCTGCGAAACTGTGGCAGCCATTGCTGGATATCCACCTTCCAATTTTACAGCTTGAGCGCCAGTTTCTTTCAAAGCTCTCCCGGCAGAGTGCATGGCTTGCTGGGGACTTTCTTGGTAAGTCAAAAACGGCAAATCGACAACAATTAATGCTTGTTTAACTCCGCGACGCACTGCTTTAGCGTGGTGCAGCATTTCATCGAGGGTTATGGGCAGGGTTGTTTCGTAGCCTAAGACTGTCATGGCGAGGGAATCGCCGACTAGGATGATATCTACGCCTGCTTGATCGATGAGTTGGGCGATCGCATAATCATAAGCTGTCAGGGCAACAATTGACCGCCCTTGTTGTTTCCACTGAATTAATTGATGAGTAGTGACTGACATTTTAGTGCAAAAATATAATATTATCTCTGGCTATTACTTATAATATCAAATATAACAAATTATATACAATCCATATTGTAGGGTGTATGAGGCGCGGCGATTAAGAATTGTCACAAAAAATTGAGCCAATTAATTCAGCGCCTCACGCACCAGCAAAAACTCAATGCACGCCTGCAATGATGCGCCTCAGCACTATGTATAAGCTGCGAGTTATCAACTAAATAATCTCTATTTAGGCTGTATATTGTACATTTTAACAATATTTGTAACTGAGAGGGAATTTTTATTTATTCCTGAAGTTCTGCTAATAACTGTTCCCCGAAAGGATGTTTTTGCAATTGCTCAAATGTCAAATGTCCTTTACTGATTGCTTCCCGCCACAGCCCAACATAATTTCCCCACACAACCTGAATGTCGGGGTGGTTTTCTGGCAATTTTTTGCAAAAAATTTCTAATGCTTGCAAACACAGCGGTTCTGCTTCCGAGTACCTGCCTTGTTCACAATAAAGTCCGGCTAAGTCGTGGAGGTGACCGGCTAAATTGGGATGGTTTTCTGGGAGCGATCGCCTGTTTATTTCTAATGCTTGCAAACACAGTGGTTCTGCTTCCGAGTACCTTCCTTGGGATTGATAAAGTCTGGCTAAATTGTTGAAGTTAATGGCTAAATCGGGATGGTCTTCTGGGAGCGAACTCCTGTATATTTCTAATGCTTGCAAATACAGTGGTTCTGCTTCCGAGTACCTTCCTTGGCAATAATAAAGTGTGGCTAAGTTGTTGAAGTTAATGGCTAAACTGGGATGGTCTTCTGGGAGCGATCGCTTGACTATTTCTAATGTTTGCAAACACAGCGGTTCCGCTTCCGAGTACCTGCCTTGGGAACGATAAAGTGAGGCTAAATTGTTGAGGCTAGTGGCTAAGTCTGGATGGTCTTCTGGGAGCGACCGCCTGCTTATTTCTAATGCTTGCAAATACAACGGTTCTGCTTCCGAGTACCTTCCTTGGGAACGATAAAGTTCGGCTAAATTGTTGAGAATAGTGGCTAAACTGAGATGGTTTTCTGGGAGGGAGCGCCTGTTTATTTCTAATACTTGCAAATACAGTAACTCCGCTTCCGAGTACCTTCCTTGGTCTTGATAAAGCGTGGCTAAATTGTTAATGTTAATTGCTAAGCTGGGATGGTCTTATGGGAGGGAGCGCCTGTCTATTTCTACTGCTTGCAAATAAAGCGGTTCTGCTTCCGAATACCGGCTTTGGGAACGATAAAGTTCAGCTAAATTATTGAGGTGAGTGGCTAAACTGGGATGGTCTTCTGGGAGCGAGCGCCTGCCTATTTCTAATGCTTGCAAATACAGCGGTTCCGCTTCCGAATACCTTCCTTGGAAATAATAAAGTCCGGCGAGGTAATTTAAACTACTTGATAATGCCAGTTCCACATCTAACTCTTGTTGAAGGGCGATCGCCTTTTTAAAATACTCGATCGCCAATTCATACTCTTGCTGAAAATTTTCGCACTCTCCCGACTTAATCCTTCTGTAATAAATCTTCCCCATACTCGCATAAAGACTTGCCAAACTGGGGTCTTGGAGTCCTTTTTTCTGTTCGGTTCGCGCGATTAAATCCTGCAAATCTTCCAGCGGTATCAAACTCGGCGGTTCGCGATCGTCCTCTTCAACTAGGGATCGAAACGGTTCAAATTCAGTTTTGGGAACAGCCGCAGTTTTTTTCGTATTAAAGCGAAAGACACCTTTCCGCCAACTCCAAAAATCAGGAGATTCATTGCTAATCAGAATTTCAATTTGTCGCGTCACCCACAAGACAATCGAAAACGGAAACTCCCGCAAGGCTTCCCGCGTCCATTGCAAATAGCCAAAAAACACTTGTTGTTCCGATCGACTTTCGCCAAATTGTTTAAAAAACCGCAGTTTCTCCACACCCGTCACGGTGATCACGGCTTTTCCCCGCTGCTGCAAATATGCTTCTTGTTCGACTAAATTGGCGATCGCCGATCGCAAACTCGGTTCACCCCTCGCCAATTCTACGCGATAGCGGCGGATATCCGGTTCGAGTTCTGCTTCATAATCCGCAATCAGGCGATCGCGACAGTCGCTATCATCGCAAACAGCGATTAGCAAGTTGAGAATATCTTTACCCGCTTCAATTGACACGAGTAAATCTTCATAATTATCTTGGTTTTGACTGTTGAGATTCGACATAATTGATTGTCATTTGTATCGAAGTCTCGATCCCCCTAAATCCCCCTTAATAAGGGGGACTTTGAGAATACTCTTGTCCCCCCCTTATTAAGGGGGACTTTGAGAACACTCTTGTCCCCCTTTATTAAGGGGGACTTTGAGAACATTCTTGTCCCCCCCTTCTTAAGGGGGGCTAGGGGGGATCGACTTTGGACTCAGACATTACCTTAGTCGGCGTAGCGCGACTTTGTTTGTGTGCTCGCGTTGCTAACGGTTTCAACCGCCGTTTTAACGCCGAGTTTAATTGTTGAGTATAAAAGAAATTATTCAAGCGGAAAATCATCTCGCTGCTTTAACAATTCTAGCACGATCGGGTGAATGTCGTACCACAAAACAGCATTGCGATATTCCAAAACATATAATCCATGCAGCAAGTCCAAAAACCCTTGTGCTTTCGGGTCAGCAGGTTTAAAATCTCTGTAAGTTGCTATCAACATCTCATAATCAGTTGTTCCTAAACGGGTATCAAAATCGATCCGCAATTTATTAATCGCTTCCTCAAACACCTCAGCATTAATTTTAATCCCAGCTTCTGGATTGCGTCGCACCAACCGCAAACAAATGCGGCAGCATTCGTTAGCAATTCTAATCAATTCTCGCAATACTCCACCGCTGTATGCGACAAGGTGATCGAGTGTTTCCGGTTCGATCAATTCGCTTCCCAAGCGTTTAGCTAAAATCTCTTTCAATCTCGCCGCCGGTTCCGCCATTGCAACAGCATCAGCATTCCGGCTTTCCCCGCGTTTAAACAGCTTAGTTACTGGCATAAACACGACTTGATTGTTAGTTTCCGTTTCCACGGTAGCGGCCAAAGAGACATCTCGCAGCGCCGAAATAGGAGTTGTTAAAATTATCCTAAAATTTGGCAAAAAAAGCGCTTTAATGTGTTCTTGATAAACTTGGCGAACTACACCTAAATCCAACTTGTCCAGGTCATCAATCACCACGATTATGTCTTTTTTCGCGCCTTCTCGAACTACGGCAGCAATCTGGTTAATTGTCGCAACCAAATCAGAAACTTTGCGAATAAACTCTTGTTTGATTTCCTCGCGAATCGTCGCATCAGCTTTTAACTTGCCTTGAATCATCTTAAACAAGTTAAAACCCACCGATCCGCTGGCGCTCAATTCGTCAATTGTTGTTTTAGTTTTAGTGGCAAACCAGTTATAAAATGATTCTTTAATTGATTTTTTGATGGGAATTTGCTGTTTTTCGGCTGCATCCATCAACTGA includes:
- a CDS encoding ABC transporter permease: MAKIPLAWAQLTREKMRLVIAIAGIGFADLLMFIQFGFRDALFESSTTFHSQLKGDIFITSTQSTALIAMKSFPQRRLYQALSFNGVTGISPVYLGFGLWKNPAPDKNNTRQLMVIGFDPAHPIFEMPEVKNNLDKIKISDVVLFDRASRPEFGPVAEYFNQGKPVETEIDNRRVTVEALFTLGASFGADGNIITSDLNFMRIFHGRRSKGLIDVGIVHLQPGTDVKAVIEKMRATLPQDVTIASKEEFIDFERKYWEESTAIGFIFTLGATMGFIVGIVIVYQILYTDVNDHLPEYATLKAMGYKDGYFLGVVFQEALILAILGYLPGLGISVVLYNLARTATTLPMYMTLTKVITVFAMTTIMCSVSGAIAVRKLQAADPADIF
- a CDS encoding HlyD family efflux transporter periplasmic adaptor subunit translates to MGKESPVKDKSFLKPPGRGIIGLAIAATLITTGVGFWQVSQLRKAEELKAAAATAAATSVATRKSVTALGRLTPQGEVIKLSAPSASEGARIEQLQVEEGDRVSQGQIIAVLDTRDRLQAILQQADKEVKVKQAELAKIQAGAKTGVVGAQKAEVAKFEAQVQRETEGESANVARLEAQLRRETEAEQANVAKFEAQLQRETEAEQANLAKFEAQLERETEVQQSKLARLEAQLRGEIASQNATVDRLKAEFTNAEAEEQRNKELSETGAISASAYDTKRLAAETARQRVKEAQAVLEKTVQTLQEQIVETKATIKQTVETGKQEINQSRANLRRKLETGRQEINQARATLNQKIETGREQINQAEAILKQKAETGQEEINQAKANLDQIAEVRPEDVQAAQAAIESAIATKQKAQVDLNLSYVKAPVSGYILKVHSRQGEGVNTQNGIVELGRTDQMYAVAEVYETDIAKVRNGQRATVTSPVFAGTVEGTVARIGKQIGKKDVLNTDPAADTDARVIEVRIRLAPESSKKVATLTNLQVEVKIDI
- a CDS encoding phycocyanobilin:ferredoxin oxidoreductase, translated to MLEISQPSLRDQQHHLIRDLADRMEAVWHRYLDLEPYHLPAELGYVEGRLEGEKLIIENRCYQTPQFRKIHLELAKVGPLLDILHCVMFPRPNYALPMFGTDIVAGKGQVSAAIADLSPLNPDRTLSETYRTQLAILPIDQFSCPRQIPEWGDIFSEFCLFVRPESIEEDSRFLDIVESYVEIHCKQAVASEPVSAAEASKILDAQIYYCTQQQQNDKTRRVLEKAFGKDWAEHYMTEVLFDIPK
- the tatA gene encoding twin-arginine translocase TatA/TatE family subunit — encoded protein: MFGLGLPEMGIIAVVAILIFGPKKIPELGNALGKTLRSFKEGVGQSEDEAVEKDKEEEGQPKV
- the panB gene encoding 3-methyl-2-oxobutanoate hydroxymethyltransferase, which gives rise to MSVTTHQLIQWKQQGRSIVALTAYDYAIAQLIDQAGVDIILVGDSLAMTVLGYETTLPITLDEMLHHAKAVRRGVKQALIVVDLPFLTYQESPQQAMHSAGRALKETGAQAVKLEGGYPAMAATVSQLTSAGIPVMGHVGLTPQSVHQLGYKKQGKTAEAADRILAESIALQEAGAFAIVLEHIPPDLAAQITQKLTIPTIGIGAGPHCDGQVLVTSDLLGLSEKQPPFAKAYANLRETITQAVTDYSLEVREGKFPE